From a region of the Geothrix sp. 21YS21S-2 genome:
- a CDS encoding HigA family addiction module antitoxin: MNELVRGKRGVTPDTAWLLSKALSTTPEFWLNLQAAYDLAQTRPQRVVRPLGKVS, translated from the coding sequence CGTGGAAAGCGCGGGGTTACGCCGGATACGGCATGGCTTCTCAGCAAGGCATTGAGCACTACCCCTGAATTTTGGCTGAATCTTCAGGCGGCCTATGATTTGGCACAAACCCGCCCCCAGCGGGTGGTTCGCCCGCTGGGAAAAGTGAGCTAG
- the glgA gene encoding glycogen synthase GlgA — translation MKILHAATELFPYVKVGGLGDVMAALPGAQRALGADARLLLPGFGAFLNQIRDLEPAGGFPDLMGQGEARLLRGTTADGVPVYLLDHPGLYDRAGGPYAEYGDSHLRFAAFAWAASQLGRNGDWAGWRPDILQAHDWQTALIPAYYAQDPGRVPLTVMTIHNLSYQGIYPAALLPELWLGPSIFHPEGAEFYGKLNFLKAGLAFADRITTVSPTYAKEIQQPEAGSGLDGLLANRRRDLAGILNGVDNAIWNPATSPHLEHHFDARHLSGKKLNKNLLQQETGLDESPGDPLFGVVSRLAEQKGLDLVLENVAYLLQLNAQLVILGTGDPVLEQGFAAAAKAHPGRVACVLSYDEGMAHRILAGSDVMLVPSRQEPCGLTQLYALRYGTLPLVRRAGGLADTVVDTNAQSLVDSTATGFVFKEASSWILGETIGRACRLYREDPRTWARIQKHAMAQNFSWKACAKDYLELYEGMRRKARGE, via the coding sequence ATGAAGATTCTCCACGCAGCCACGGAACTGTTCCCCTACGTGAAGGTGGGAGGCCTCGGCGACGTCATGGCCGCCCTCCCGGGCGCCCAGCGGGCCCTGGGTGCCGACGCCCGCCTGCTGCTTCCGGGGTTCGGGGCCTTCCTGAACCAGATCCGGGACCTGGAACCCGCGGGCGGCTTCCCGGACCTCATGGGGCAGGGGGAGGCGCGCCTGCTGCGGGGCACCACCGCCGACGGCGTGCCCGTTTACCTGCTGGACCATCCGGGCCTCTACGACCGCGCGGGCGGACCCTACGCGGAGTACGGCGACAGCCACCTGCGCTTCGCCGCCTTCGCCTGGGCGGCCTCCCAGCTGGGCCGGAACGGCGACTGGGCCGGCTGGCGCCCCGACATCCTCCAGGCCCACGACTGGCAGACCGCCCTCATCCCCGCCTACTACGCCCAGGACCCGGGCCGCGTCCCCCTCACCGTCATGACCATCCACAACCTGTCCTACCAGGGGATCTATCCCGCCGCCCTCCTGCCCGAGCTGTGGCTGGGGCCCAGCATCTTCCACCCCGAAGGGGCCGAATTCTACGGCAAGCTCAACTTCCTGAAGGCGGGCCTGGCCTTCGCGGACCGCATCACCACCGTCAGCCCCACCTACGCCAAGGAGATCCAGCAGCCCGAGGCGGGCAGCGGCCTGGACGGCCTCCTCGCCAACCGCAGGCGGGACCTCGCCGGCATCCTCAACGGCGTGGACAACGCCATCTGGAACCCCGCCACCAGCCCCCACCTGGAGCACCACTTCGACGCCCGCCACCTCTCCGGCAAGAAGCTCAACAAGAACCTCCTGCAGCAGGAGACAGGCCTGGACGAGTCCCCCGGCGACCCGCTCTTCGGCGTGGTGAGCCGCCTGGCCGAGCAGAAGGGCCTGGACCTGGTGCTGGAGAACGTGGCCTACCTGCTCCAGCTCAACGCCCAGCTGGTCATCCTGGGCACCGGCGACCCCGTCCTGGAGCAGGGTTTCGCGGCCGCCGCCAAGGCCCACCCCGGCCGCGTGGCGTGCGTGCTCAGCTACGACGAGGGCATGGCCCACCGCATCCTGGCCGGAAGCGACGTGATGCTCGTGCCCAGCCGCCAGGAACCCTGCGGCCTCACCCAGCTCTACGCCTTGCGCTACGGCACGCTCCCCCTGGTGCGCCGCGCCGGGGGCCTGGCGGACACCGTGGTGGACACCAACGCCCAGTCCCTGGTGGATTCCACCGCCACGGGGTTCGTGTTCAAGGAGGCAAGCAGCTGGATCCTAGGGGAGACGATCGGCAGGGCCTGCAGGCTGTACCGGGAGGATCCCCGCACGTGGGCCAGGATCCAGAAGCACGCCATGGCGCAGAATTTCAGCTGGAAGGCGTGCGCTAAGGATTATCTGGAGCTGTATGAAGGGATGAGGCGGAAGGCGAGGGGGGAATAG
- the glgC gene encoding glucose-1-phosphate adenylyltransferase has protein sequence MSQREVFLAAQRTIALVLAGGRGKRLLDLTRSLSKPALAFGGKYRIIDFTMSNCVNSNIRKILVVTQYNSHSLLEHLQFGWTFLNGKFNEFIHVLPAQQSLESDAWYSGTADAVHQNVETLAARRPENVLVLAGDHIYKMDYRRFLEDHLEKDADLTIACLEVPLADAREFGVAQTDATGRIVSWVEKPLEPTPVPGRADLAFASMGIYLFKADFLYEQLARDAADPASSHDFGKDVIPYLVPRARVFAHRFERSHIRNMDKPPYWRDVGTVDAYWEANMDLTNVDPELNLYDYDWPIFTHQEQLPAAKFVHSGPHRNGVAISSLVSAGCIISGATVHRSLLSSKVRVHSHAYLHEAVVLPGADIGEHARLHRVVVDRDCRVPEGLVAGEDAAADAARFHRTPGGVTLISQRMLDNLQDGR, from the coding sequence ATGTCGCAGCGCGAGGTGTTCCTGGCAGCCCAGCGAACCATCGCGTTGGTGCTTGCGGGAGGCCGCGGCAAGCGGCTCCTGGACCTGACCCGCAGCCTCTCCAAGCCGGCCCTGGCCTTCGGCGGGAAGTACCGCATCATCGACTTCACCATGAGCAACTGCGTGAACTCCAACATCCGCAAGATCCTGGTGGTCACCCAGTACAACTCCCACAGCCTCCTGGAGCACCTGCAGTTCGGCTGGACCTTCCTGAACGGCAAGTTCAACGAGTTCATCCACGTGCTGCCCGCGCAGCAGAGCCTGGAGAGCGACGCCTGGTACAGCGGCACCGCCGACGCGGTGCACCAGAACGTCGAGACCCTTGCCGCCCGCCGGCCCGAGAACGTCCTGGTGCTGGCGGGCGACCACATCTACAAGATGGACTACCGCCGGTTCCTGGAGGACCACCTGGAGAAGGACGCGGACCTGACCATCGCCTGCCTGGAGGTGCCGCTGGCGGACGCCCGGGAGTTCGGGGTCGCCCAGACGGACGCCACCGGCCGCATCGTGTCCTGGGTGGAGAAGCCCCTGGAGCCCACGCCCGTGCCGGGCCGGGCGGACCTCGCCTTCGCCAGCATGGGGATCTACCTGTTCAAGGCCGACTTCCTATACGAGCAACTGGCCCGGGATGCGGCAGATCCGGCCTCCTCCCACGACTTCGGCAAGGACGTCATCCCCTACCTGGTGCCCCGGGCGCGGGTGTTCGCCCACCGCTTCGAACGCAGCCACATCCGCAACATGGACAAGCCGCCCTACTGGCGGGACGTGGGCACGGTGGACGCCTACTGGGAGGCCAACATGGACCTCACCAACGTGGATCCCGAGCTGAACCTCTACGACTACGACTGGCCCATCTTCACCCACCAGGAACAGCTTCCGGCGGCCAAGTTCGTGCACAGCGGCCCCCACCGCAACGGCGTGGCCATCAGCAGCCTCGTGTCGGCGGGGTGCATCATCTCCGGAGCCACGGTGCACCGTTCCCTGCTCTCCAGCAAGGTGCGGGTCCATTCCCACGCCTACCTCCACGAGGCGGTGGTGCTCCCCGGGGCCGACATCGGCGAGCACGCCCGGCTGCACCGGGTCGTGGTGGACCGGGACTGCCGGGTTCCCGAGGGGCTGGTGGCGGGGGAGGACGCGGCGGCGGACGCTGCTCGCTTCCATCGCACGCCGGGAGGTGTAACCCTGATATCCCAGCGGATGTTGGACAACCTGCAGGACGGCCGATGA
- a CDS encoding glycosyltransferase family 9 protein, translated as MNDVAPMGAHWVRFPRFFGDAMMIHGAIARLRAAGLPLVAWGPGWIVDLFAGSPDYVAAVPDPERKYSPLKAAQLLRAHRPASLINFPKSSRPAVAGLLARVPLRLGCGDRGASLFYTHSIAFYKQDTPFVERYQAVVAQAFPQLPEPASFLPFRPRAEALAEAAERKASLGLEAYVVLAPGANCACKRLSVDSFAALGTRLVAAGITPVILGAGPVDLALAGQIVERVPGSVDLTNQGGLALSAAWIAGAKALVGMDSGLAHIAAGCGTPTLAIFGPTRPRHSAPWGPRVRTARKEGLPCLECMGVICTVEGNPCMTALADDYLWDELQAVLP; from the coding sequence TTGAACGACGTTGCGCCCATGGGGGCCCACTGGGTGCGTTTCCCGCGCTTCTTCGGGGACGCGATGATGATCCACGGCGCCATCGCCCGGCTGCGGGCGGCGGGCCTGCCGCTGGTGGCCTGGGGCCCCGGCTGGATCGTCGATCTCTTCGCCGGGAGTCCCGACTACGTCGCGGCCGTGCCGGATCCCGAGCGCAAGTACAGTCCCCTCAAGGCCGCGCAGCTCCTGCGTGCCCACCGCCCGGCTTCGCTCATCAACTTCCCCAAGAGCAGCCGCCCCGCGGTGGCGGGCCTGCTGGCCCGCGTCCCCCTGCGCCTGGGCTGCGGGGACCGGGGCGCCTCCCTCTTCTACACGCACAGCATCGCCTTCTACAAGCAGGACACGCCCTTCGTGGAACGCTACCAGGCCGTGGTGGCCCAGGCCTTCCCCCAGCTCCCCGAACCGGCGTCCTTCCTGCCCTTCCGGCCCCGGGCCGAAGCCCTGGCCGAGGCGGCCGAGCGCAAGGCGTCCCTGGGGCTGGAGGCTTACGTGGTGCTGGCCCCGGGCGCCAACTGCGCCTGCAAGCGCCTGTCGGTGGATTCCTTCGCGGCCCTGGGAACCCGGCTGGTGGCCGCGGGGATCACGCCCGTGATCCTGGGCGCGGGCCCGGTGGACCTGGCGCTGGCCGGGCAGATCGTCGAGCGGGTCCCCGGGTCCGTGGACCTCACGAACCAGGGCGGGCTCGCCCTCTCCGCCGCGTGGATCGCGGGGGCCAAGGCCCTGGTGGGCATGGACTCGGGCCTCGCCCACATCGCCGCGGGCTGCGGGACCCCGACGCTCGCCATCTTCGGACCCACGCGCCCCCGCCACTCCGCGCCCTGGGGCCCCCGGGTGCGCACCGCGCGCAAGGAGGGCCTCCCCTGCCTGGAATGCATGGGCGTCATCTGCACGGTGGAAGGGAATCCCTGCATGACGGCCCTGGCCGACGACTACCTCTGGGACGAGCTGCAGGCCGTTTTGCCTTGA
- a CDS encoding peptidylprolyl isomerase — protein sequence MPFPHARSSFLALVATLSSQAAPPAIQAAFTPVDAVKAEWDRKPPVLAPEVMAALPPADRARLELTLKRIGAPGAPALLPPWLANPTAPVWEARALEAVTPQDRFTALHFLNRLKSPKALSALESLTAADAATWPAHLHLEGPLATAILNGAVVHPPVIAFMEALFKAGKTDPVRGGAAHLRLVLAGKEKGEARMNDPFHLAYLDAWNRGPWDKRAQEHLNLLTGALASTSGPGPAQRLLEGLPATPDPAASALAVKALGSDRIQVRMAALEYFGKLPALEPDALTELKRNAFRNYGGPLSSWYLQALRKHAPQDADRYDSVLLSSTDPLALAAALEDLPRAPGNLEALVQRLWTVPMYDAVQALLPALERWKLPEPQRRALLARFLEHPCWTARLDAYTLLAKVDPSTPWPAAPKTPFLEDLIRDEALRLARSGKPVRMRITFERGRRVVLALDPVNAPINVANLVLLARRGFFNDRLVPRVVPDFVVQMGSPVDTMDGGPGYTVRCEDSLAWYGPGSVGMALSGKDTGGSQFFITTNAAPHLTGRYTRVGEVEDPATALPILDGLELGTKILSVEIL from the coding sequence ATGCCTTTCCCGCACGCCCGCAGCTCCTTCCTCGCCCTGGTGGCCACCCTCTCCAGCCAGGCCGCGCCCCCGGCGATCCAGGCCGCCTTCACGCCCGTGGACGCGGTGAAGGCCGAGTGGGACCGGAAGCCCCCGGTGCTCGCCCCCGAGGTGATGGCTGCGCTGCCCCCCGCCGACCGCGCCCGCCTGGAGCTGACCCTGAAGCGCATCGGCGCCCCGGGCGCCCCCGCCCTGCTGCCCCCGTGGCTCGCCAACCCCACCGCGCCCGTCTGGGAAGCCAGGGCCCTGGAGGCCGTCACGCCCCAGGACCGCTTCACGGCCCTGCACTTCCTCAACCGCCTGAAGTCCCCCAAGGCCCTCAGCGCCCTGGAGAGCCTCACGGCCGCGGACGCCGCCACCTGGCCCGCCCACCTCCACCTGGAAGGGCCCCTGGCCACGGCGATCCTCAACGGCGCCGTGGTCCATCCCCCGGTGATCGCCTTCATGGAGGCGCTGTTCAAGGCCGGCAAGACCGACCCCGTCCGGGGCGGCGCGGCCCACCTCCGCCTGGTGCTCGCCGGGAAGGAGAAGGGCGAGGCGCGCATGAACGACCCCTTCCACCTCGCCTACCTGGACGCATGGAATCGCGGGCCCTGGGACAAACGGGCCCAGGAGCACCTCAACCTCCTCACCGGGGCCCTGGCCTCCACGTCCGGCCCCGGCCCCGCCCAGCGGCTCCTGGAGGGCCTCCCCGCCACGCCCGACCCCGCCGCCAGCGCCCTGGCCGTGAAGGCCCTCGGCTCCGACCGCATCCAGGTGCGCATGGCCGCCCTGGAATACTTCGGGAAGCTGCCCGCCCTCGAGCCCGACGCCCTGACCGAACTGAAACGGAACGCATTCCGCAACTACGGCGGCCCCCTGTCCAGCTGGTACCTGCAGGCCCTGCGCAAGCACGCGCCCCAGGATGCGGACCGCTACGATTCCGTCCTGCTCAGCTCCACCGATCCGTTGGCCCTGGCCGCCGCCCTGGAGGACCTGCCCCGGGCCCCCGGCAACCTGGAGGCCCTGGTCCAGCGCCTCTGGACCGTGCCCATGTACGATGCCGTCCAGGCCCTGCTGCCCGCCCTGGAACGCTGGAAACTGCCCGAACCCCAGCGCCGTGCCCTGCTGGCGCGGTTCCTGGAACACCCCTGCTGGACGGCCCGCCTCGACGCCTACACCCTCCTGGCCAAGGTGGACCCCTCCACCCCCTGGCCCGCCGCCCCGAAGACCCCCTTCCTGGAGGACCTCATCCGCGACGAGGCCCTGCGCCTGGCCCGCTCCGGCAAGCCCGTGCGCATGCGCATCACCTTCGAGCGCGGCCGCCGCGTCGTCCTGGCCCTCGACCCCGTCAACGCCCCCATCAACGTGGCCAACCTCGTGCTCCTGGCCCGGCGGGGCTTCTTCAACGACCGCCTCGTCCCGCGCGTCGTCCCGGACTTCGTGGTGCAGATGGGCAGCCCCGTGGACACCATGGACGGCGGCCCCGGCTACACCGTCCGCTGCGAGGACAGCCTGGCCTGGTACGGCCCCGGCAGCGTGGGCATGGCCCTGAGCGGCAAGGACACCGGCGGCAGCCAGTTCTTCATCACCACCAACGCCGCGCCGCACCTGACGGGGAGGTACACCCGGGTGGGCGAGGTGGAGGATCCCGCCACCGCCCTGCCGATCCTTGACGGCCTGGAACTGGGAACGAAGATCCTGTCCGTGGAGATCCTTTAG
- a CDS encoding ISL3 family transposase yields the protein MERFEPGEKGTRAQVWIELLGFGVHPRTCSGCQRKVSAVHDWSQREIRDLPVFDADTVLVVWRARVACPACGPKLEALDWLEPYARVTNRMAESVARMCKVMPIKRAAERYGLHWGTVKDIDKAYLERTLEPARPGKVRLLMMDEFALHKGQSYATVFADTETRQVLWVGKGRGKADIRPFFEWLGKRRCRKIAAVAMDMSPTFEAEVRQHCPNAEIVLDQFHVLANFGKQVLDRIRVNEANRCRDDKAARELIKGAKWLLLGNWENLPNRESKTRLNALLEANQALMTAYVMKDALKALWGFKREGWARKAWENWLAMATSSGLPPLVRFAKNLAKRIEDILSHCRWHLNTSILEGINNKIKVLKRIAYGYRDEAYFFLKIRAAFPGNP from the coding sequence GTGGAAAGGTTCGAACCGGGGGAGAAGGGTACCCGCGCCCAGGTCTGGATCGAGTTGCTCGGCTTCGGTGTCCACCCTCGGACCTGCAGCGGCTGCCAGCGCAAGGTTTCAGCGGTGCACGACTGGTCCCAGCGAGAGATCCGGGACCTGCCCGTGTTCGACGCGGATACCGTGTTGGTGGTCTGGCGTGCCCGGGTGGCCTGCCCTGCCTGCGGACCCAAGCTGGAGGCCCTGGACTGGCTGGAACCCTATGCACGGGTCACCAACCGCATGGCCGAGAGTGTGGCCCGCATGTGCAAGGTCATGCCCATCAAGCGGGCTGCCGAGCGTTATGGCCTCCACTGGGGCACAGTGAAGGACATCGACAAGGCCTATCTGGAGCGCACGCTGGAGCCAGCCAGACCAGGCAAGGTCCGGCTGCTCATGATGGACGAGTTCGCCCTCCATAAGGGGCAGAGCTACGCCACGGTGTTCGCCGATACCGAAACCCGCCAAGTGCTTTGGGTGGGCAAAGGCCGGGGCAAGGCGGATATCAGGCCCTTCTTCGAATGGCTCGGCAAGCGGCGGTGCCGCAAGATCGCGGCGGTGGCCATGGACATGTCCCCCACTTTCGAAGCGGAAGTCCGCCAACACTGCCCCAATGCCGAGATCGTCCTGGACCAGTTCCATGTCCTGGCCAATTTCGGAAAGCAGGTGCTCGACCGAATCCGGGTCAACGAGGCCAATCGGTGCCGGGACGACAAGGCCGCCCGGGAACTCATCAAGGGGGCCAAGTGGCTCCTGCTGGGCAACTGGGAGAACCTGCCCAACCGGGAGAGCAAGACCAGGCTCAACGCGCTCCTGGAGGCGAACCAAGCCCTCATGACGGCCTACGTCATGAAGGACGCCCTTAAGGCCCTGTGGGGCTTTAAGCGAGAGGGCTGGGCCCGGAAGGCCTGGGAGAACTGGCTGGCCATGGCCACCTCAAGCGGCCTGCCGCCTTTGGTACGTTTTGCGAAAAACCTGGCCAAGCGGATCGAGGACATCCTCTCGCACTGCCGGTGGCACCTGAACACCAGCATCCTGGAGGGGATCAACAACAAGATCAAGGTCCTGAAGCGGATCGCCTATGGGTACCGGGATGAGGCCTACTTCTTCCTCAAGATCCGTGCGGCCTTCCCCGGAAATCCGTGA
- a CDS encoding alpha/beta fold hydrolase, translating into MTARALTLPAPFVTEGGAVLAGAEVAYEDYGNPLGPVILLGHGGLSSQRATDWWGGLIGPGRPFDTDRYRILSPNALGGMYGSCSPLSIDPATGRNYGPTFPAITLVDQVRFQAAFLDALGVGRLACVAGPSMGSLHALTFAATYPHRVDRAVAVATAARMTASGMAMHHFMMNTFRADPGFKEGWYPPGTPLAAARIIWQVMKLYYTSEQLFRETCTQPHAPGAQSRRSARAQAFLTARQEAGSAPYDANCFIASLNAINSYDLGEGFASLEEGVRRIQCPVLLVSVDTDNEFPPREAGELAAILNAARPGQATTALITSMWGHLGCVQEPEQLGSILEAWLQE; encoded by the coding sequence ATGACGGCCCGCGCGCTGACCCTGCCCGCCCCCTTCGTCACGGAGGGCGGGGCGGTGCTGGCGGGAGCGGAGGTGGCCTACGAGGATTACGGCAATCCCCTGGGCCCGGTGATCCTGCTGGGCCACGGCGGCCTCTCGTCCCAGCGGGCCACGGACTGGTGGGGCGGCCTCATCGGGCCCGGGAGGCCCTTCGACACGGACCGGTACCGCATCCTCAGCCCCAACGCCCTGGGCGGCATGTACGGCAGCTGCAGTCCCCTGTCCATCGACCCCGCCACCGGCCGGAACTACGGCCCCACCTTCCCGGCCATCACCCTGGTGGACCAGGTGCGCTTCCAGGCGGCCTTCCTGGACGCCCTGGGCGTCGGCCGGCTGGCCTGCGTCGCGGGCCCGTCCATGGGTTCCCTTCACGCCCTGACCTTCGCCGCAACCTACCCCCACCGGGTGGACCGGGCCGTGGCCGTGGCCACCGCCGCCCGCATGACCGCGTCGGGCATGGCCATGCACCACTTCATGATGAACACCTTCCGCGCCGATCCCGGCTTCAAGGAGGGCTGGTATCCCCCCGGCACCCCCCTGGCCGCCGCCCGCATCATCTGGCAGGTCATGAAGCTCTACTACACCAGCGAGCAGCTGTTCCGGGAAACCTGCACCCAGCCCCACGCCCCCGGCGCCCAGTCCCGCCGCTCCGCCCGGGCCCAGGCCTTCCTCACCGCCCGCCAGGAGGCCGGCAGCGCCCCCTACGACGCCAACTGCTTCATCGCGTCCCTGAACGCGATCAACAGCTACGATCTGGGGGAGGGATTCGCGTCCCTGGAGGAGGGCGTGAGGCGCATCCAGTGCCCGGTCCTGCTGGTGAGCGTGGACACCGACAACGAATTCCCCCCGCGTGAAGCCGGGGAACTGGCCGCGATCCTGAACGCCGCGCGGCCGGGGCAGGCCACGACAGCCCTCATCACGTCCATGTGGGGCCACCTGGGCTGCGTCCAGGAACCCGAACAGCTGGGATCCATCCTGGAAGCCTGGCTGCAGGAATAG
- a CDS encoding ABC-F family ATP-binding cassette domain-containing protein, protein MIALSDVSKQYGKQILFIDASFQLNPGEKAGLVGPNGAGKSTLFRMILGEENPDDGVVSVPKKLSIGYFRQEVDEMSGRSVLDEAIAGSGRLGDLHHELTDLEHAMGDPDRADELEAIIDRFGHVQEEYQHLGGYELETRARTTLEGLGFEPAQIDGDVGALSGGWKMRVSMAKVLLGRFDVLLLDEPTNHLDIESILWLEGYLKSVSATLLMTSHDKDFMNRIVTKVIEIDGGDIVTYSGDYDFYVKERETRETNQEAAYARQQAKLAKEQRFIERFSTHAAKAAQVQSRVKALDKIERIELPKRRKVVKWDFRLPMRSGEDVAMLEGVCKGYGAKKIYNDFDFHVRRGERWCVMGKNGAGKSTLLKMVAGALEPDAGSVRLGASLRLGYFAQQSLDLLDPELTVIEQLMQDFPMEGLGVLRNILGAFQFSGDDVDKRIRNLSGGEKSRLVMARMLFNPPNFLVLDEPTNHLDLATKEMLIEALKDFEGTMLFVSHDRTFLRGLANRVLELGGEEHAGPLKYPGTYQEYVASTGREAPGVHS, encoded by the coding sequence TTGATCGCCCTTTCCGACGTCAGCAAGCAGTATGGCAAGCAGATCCTGTTCATCGATGCGTCCTTCCAGCTGAACCCCGGCGAGAAGGCCGGGCTGGTGGGGCCCAACGGCGCCGGCAAGTCCACCCTCTTCCGCATGATCCTGGGGGAGGAGAACCCCGACGACGGCGTGGTGAGCGTTCCCAAGAAGCTCTCCATCGGCTACTTCCGGCAGGAGGTGGACGAGATGTCCGGGCGTTCCGTCCTCGACGAGGCCATCGCCGGGAGCGGGCGCCTGGGGGATCTGCACCACGAGCTCACGGACCTGGAACACGCCATGGGCGACCCGGACCGCGCGGACGAGCTTGAGGCGATCATCGACCGCTTCGGCCACGTGCAGGAGGAATACCAGCACCTGGGCGGCTACGAGCTGGAGACCCGGGCCCGCACCACCCTGGAGGGCCTGGGCTTCGAGCCCGCGCAGATCGACGGGGACGTGGGGGCGCTGTCGGGCGGCTGGAAGATGCGCGTGTCCATGGCCAAGGTGCTCCTGGGGCGCTTCGACGTGCTCCTGCTGGACGAGCCCACCAACCACCTGGACATCGAATCCATCCTCTGGCTGGAGGGCTACCTCAAGTCGGTGTCGGCCACCCTGCTCATGACCTCCCACGACAAGGACTTCATGAACCGCATCGTCACCAAGGTCATCGAGATCGACGGCGGCGACATCGTCACCTATTCCGGGGACTACGACTTCTACGTCAAGGAGCGGGAGACCCGGGAGACCAACCAGGAGGCGGCCTACGCCCGCCAGCAGGCCAAGCTGGCCAAGGAGCAGCGCTTCATCGAGCGCTTCTCCACCCACGCCGCCAAGGCCGCCCAGGTGCAGAGCCGGGTCAAGGCCCTGGACAAGATCGAGCGCATCGAGCTGCCCAAGCGCCGCAAGGTGGTGAAGTGGGACTTCCGCCTGCCCATGCGCAGCGGCGAGGACGTGGCCATGCTCGAAGGCGTCTGCAAGGGGTACGGAGCCAAGAAGATCTACAACGACTTCGACTTCCACGTGCGCCGGGGCGAGAGGTGGTGCGTCATGGGCAAGAACGGCGCCGGCAAGTCCACCCTCCTCAAGATGGTGGCCGGCGCCCTGGAGCCGGACGCCGGTTCGGTGCGCCTGGGCGCCAGCCTGCGCCTGGGCTACTTCGCCCAGCAGTCCCTGGACCTGCTGGACCCGGAGCTGACGGTCATCGAACAGCTCATGCAGGACTTCCCCATGGAGGGCCTCGGCGTCCTGCGCAACATCCTGGGCGCCTTCCAGTTCAGCGGCGACGACGTGGACAAGCGCATCCGGAACCTGTCCGGCGGGGAGAAGTCCCGGCTGGTCATGGCCCGCATGCTCTTCAACCCGCCCAATTTCCTGGTGCTGGACGAGCCCACCAACCACCTGGACCTGGCCACCAAGGAGATGCTCATCGAGGCCCTGAAGGACTTCGAGGGCACCATGCTCTTCGTGTCCCACGACCGCACCTTCCTGCGCGGCCTGGCGAACCGGGTGCTGGAACTCGGCGGCGAGGAGCACGCGGGACCCCTGAAGTACCCCGGCACCTACCAGGAGTACGTCGCAAGCACCGGCCGCGAGGCCCCCGGCGTGCACAGCTGA
- a CDS encoding energy transducer TonB produces the protein MSARDRCPRPAEILPPTLLFNAVHQAAPPTDRLASLMLACGVYAALGAAVLGGARHLATRGPISTLPPVVIFDPEPPTVLPSVKVDPPPSGGPVPAGFRAVQPPLDTNTLPDYTPASLPTTNRSGEIAGDPNAPVGPRVVGLPPGPAPTPQAAPRAAQVVELETQAIRVLHQVPPVYPALARLVRVQGPVELRMTIDTSGAPTDIQVISGPHPLLVNEAVRVARLWRFQPALLDGTPVAATFRLTVAFRLER, from the coding sequence ATGTCCGCCCGCGACCGTTGCCCTCGGCCTGCCGAGATCCTGCCTCCCACCCTGCTGTTCAACGCCGTGCACCAGGCGGCGCCCCCCACGGACCGCCTGGCGAGCCTGATGCTCGCCTGCGGCGTCTACGCGGCCCTGGGCGCGGCGGTGCTGGGCGGGGCCCGGCACCTGGCCACCCGCGGCCCCATCTCCACCCTTCCGCCCGTGGTCATCTTCGACCCCGAACCCCCCACGGTCCTGCCCTCGGTCAAGGTGGACCCGCCCCCCTCCGGCGGCCCGGTGCCCGCGGGATTCAGGGCCGTCCAGCCGCCCCTGGACACCAACACCCTCCCCGACTATACGCCGGCGTCCCTCCCCACCACCAACCGGTCCGGGGAGATCGCGGGCGACCCCAACGCACCCGTGGGCCCCCGGGTCGTGGGCCTCCCCCCGGGCCCCGCCCCCACCCCCCAGGCCGCGCCCCGCGCCGCCCAGGTGGTGGAGCTGGAAACCCAGGCCATCCGGGTCCTGCACCAGGTCCCCCCCGTGTATCCGGCCCTGGCCCGCCTGGTGAGGGTGCAGGGGCCCGTGGAGCTGCGCATGACCATCGACACCTCCGGCGCCCCCACGGACATCCAGGTCATCTCCGGCCCCCACCCCCTGCTGGTGAACGAGGCGGTGCGGGTGGCCCGGCTCTGGCGCTTCCAGCCCGCCCTGCTGGACGGGACCCCCGTGGCGGCCACGTTCCGCCTGACCGTGGCATTCCGGCTGGAAAGATGA
- a CDS encoding cache domain-containing protein, which translates to MRSFLIPIALVALSLPGFAQTATREDAKALVKEAVAYLTKNGREKFINEVQSPKGAFHFQAGQKKDLYIFVYDEKGVVVAHGVRLDLVGKNRWDSKDPDGKPWIQDWTKLVQAKGSGWIEYKELNPSAGNKVMHKASFVELKDKMIIGCGIYQ; encoded by the coding sequence ATGCGCTCGTTCCTCATCCCTATCGCCCTGGTGGCCCTGTCGCTGCCGGGCTTCGCCCAGACCGCCACCCGGGAGGACGCCAAGGCCCTCGTCAAGGAGGCCGTCGCCTACCTGACCAAGAACGGGCGCGAGAAGTTCATCAACGAAGTGCAGTCGCCCAAGGGCGCCTTCCACTTCCAGGCGGGCCAGAAGAAGGACCTGTACATCTTCGTGTACGACGAGAAGGGCGTGGTGGTGGCCCACGGCGTGCGCCTGGACCTCGTGGGCAAGAACCGCTGGGATTCCAAGGATCCCGACGGCAAGCCCTGGATCCAGGACTGGACCAAGCTCGTGCAGGCCAAGGGCAGCGGCTGGATCGAGTACAAGGAGCTGAACCCCTCGGCCGGCAACAAGGTCATGCACAAGGCCTCCTTCGTCGAGCTGAAGGACAAGATGATCATCGGCTGCGGAATCTACCAGTAG